The Methanocaldococcus infernus ME region CATAATCTACTTCATCCCCTTCCTTAGCTCCAGGGATTGGGATAATTCTAACTGCTGTAGTCTTGTTATTTATAACTCCTATAGCCATCTCATCAGCTATGATTGCTGATATTGTAGTAGCTGGAGTATCTCCTGGAATGGCTACCATATCAATACCAACAGAACAGACAGAAGTCATAGCCTCTAACTTGTCTAAGCTTAAAGCTCCGGCTCTTACAGCTTCAACCATTCCACTATCTTCACTCACAGGAATGAAGGCTCCACTCAACCCTCCAACATAGGAAGAGGCCATAGCCCCTCCTTTTTTAACAGCATCATTTAACAAGGCTAAGGCTGCAGTAGAGCCATGTGTTCCACATCTCTCCAAACCCATAGCTTCTAAGATGTTGGCTACACTATCTCCCTTAGCAGGAGTTGGAGCAAGGGATAAATCAACTATCCCAAACTTAACTCCAAGTTTTTTAGACACTTCTCTACCTATAAGCTCTCCAACCCTTGTTATCTTAAAAGCTGTCTTCTTTATCTGATCAGCTAAGGTTCCTAAGTCAGCATCTCCTAACTTCTCTATAACTGATCTAACAACCCCTGGCCCAGAGATTCCAACATTTATAGCTTTATCCCCCTCTCCAACCCCATGAAAGGCTCCAGCCATGAAGGGATTGTCTTCAGGAGCATTTGCAAAGACAACAAGTTTAGCACATCCTATAGCTTTCTCTGTCCTCTCAGCAGTTTCTTTAATAATCTCTCCCATCCTCTTAACAGCATCCATATTTATGCCAGTCTTTGTAGAGGCTACATTAACAGAAGAGCAAACCCTCTCTGTCTTCTCCATCATATAAGGGATAGAGTTAATTAGGGCTTCATCTTCTTTAGTAGAATCCTTATGAACTAAGGCTGAGTAGCCACCAATAAAGTCAACCTTGACATCCTTAGCCACTTTATCTAAAATTTTCCCTATTTCAACACAGGCCTTTATTTTCTCATCTTCCTCTAAACCTCTCAAAGCTCCACCAATGATTAAAGAGATTGGGGTTACAGCTATCCTTTTATTAACTATTGGAACCCCATACTTCTCAGAAACTTCTTCAGCAACATCAACAAGGTTCTTAGCAGAGGAGTAAATTTTATTGTATATATTTTCTTTCAACCTCTCTAAATCATCTGAGACACAGTCCTTAAGATTTATCCCTAAGGTTACTGTTCTTATGTCTAAGTTTTCCATTTTAATCATTTTTATAGTCTCAACTATCTCCTCTGGCCTAAACATGGTTTCTCACTTTATCACAACTTTTCCATCAACAACATCTATTTTAACCAATGTCTTTATCTTATAGCCTGTTTTTTTCTCAACTATCTCCCTTCCCTTCCCTCTCTCAATGACACAAACAATATCCTTAATTTCAGCTCCAGCCCTCTTTAAAGCTTCAATAATAGCTATCATTGTTCCTCCTGTTGAGATGACATCATCAACTATAACCACTTTGTCCCCTTCTTTAATCCCATTCACATAAAGCTGTCCCTTACTGTACCCAGTTTTTTGAAAAACTGGAATCTCTCCCTCTAAGCCATAGCTTCTCTTTCTAATAATAACAAAAGGGATATCTGTGTATAAGGAGAGGGTTGTAGCTAAATGAATTCCCATAGCTTCGGCTGTAACTATCTTGTCAACCTCACTAAAATCAACAATTTTTAGTATTCTACAAGCTACTTCCCTTAAAAGAGAGGGCTCAACTAAAGGAATTCCATCAGTTATAGGATGGACAAAATAGTTATATTC contains the following coding sequences:
- a CDS encoding PFL family protein, whose translation is MFRPEEIVETIKMIKMENLDIRTVTLGINLKDCVSDDLERLKENIYNKIYSSAKNLVDVAEEVSEKYGVPIVNKRIAVTPISLIIGGALRGLEEDEKIKACVEIGKILDKVAKDVKVDFIGGYSALVHKDSTKEDEALINSIPYMMEKTERVCSSVNVASTKTGINMDAVKRMGEIIKETAERTEKAIGCAKLVVFANAPEDNPFMAGAFHGVGEGDKAINVGISGPGVVRSVIEKLGDADLGTLADQIKKTAFKITRVGELIGREVSKKLGVKFGIVDLSLAPTPAKGDSVANILEAMGLERCGTHGSTAALALLNDAVKKGGAMASSYVGGLSGAFIPVSEDSGMVEAVRAGALSLDKLEAMTSVCSVGIDMVAIPGDTPATTISAIIADEMAIGVINNKTTAVRIIPIPGAKEGDEVDYGGLLGKAVVMKVNKYSSEKFIKRGGRIPAPIQGLTN
- the hpt gene encoding hypoxanthine/guanine phosphoribosyltransferase, with the translated sequence MKLEESLKKCPVIKRGEYNYFVHPITDGIPLVEPSLLREVACRILKIVDFSEVDKIVTAEAMGIHLATTLSLYTDIPFVIIRKRSYGLEGEIPVFQKTGYSKGQLYVNGIKEGDKVVIVDDVISTGGTMIAIIEALKRAGAEIKDIVCVIERGKGREIVEKKTGYKIKTLVKIDVVDGKVVIK